From the Spiroplasma chrysopicola DF-1 genome, one window contains:
- the mnmE gene encoding tRNA uridine-5-carboxymethylaminomethyl(34) synthesis GTPase MnmE: MISDTIVAPATALVKQAVAIIRLSGPDAYQLINKVFSKKVEKKENQITFGYIKDDSKVIDQVLIMSFVAPHSFTGEDVIEINCHGGVLVTTQIISLLIKKGARFANPGEFSQRAFLNNKINLIQAEAINDLVNATNETSLKFAINNLQNSNLHLIKKYRDQLLDIIANIEVNIDYPEYDGVGDVSAEELTEKLVSLKAEITRIIKLSKIGKIINDGINVLILGEPNVGKSSLLNALMQEEKAIVSNEAGTTRDIVEGKINLGPLTLNIIDTAGIRDTVNEIEKIGISKAKNEINRADLVLIVIDSSRELSLDTKKLLTLTADKQRIIVFNKIDLIDPRKLALTKFKTERIALISTVNNNIEALVNQIMESYYFEELTKNDSLVLVNLNQISLLEKVENFIKNAYNNIVNNYPVDIVNVDLHSAWYLLGDLIGENYDDNLLNTMFSKYCLGK; this comes from the coding sequence ATGATTAGTGATACTATAGTAGCCCCAGCAACGGCATTAGTGAAACAAGCAGTAGCTATCATTCGTTTATCGGGTCCAGATGCTTATCAGTTAATAAATAAGGTTTTTTCAAAGAAAGTTGAAAAAAAAGAAAATCAAATTACTTTTGGTTATATTAAAGATGATAGCAAAGTAATTGATCAAGTTTTAATAATGTCTTTTGTTGCCCCACATTCTTTTACTGGCGAAGATGTTATTGAAATTAACTGCCATGGTGGTGTTTTGGTGACAACCCAAATTATTAGTTTATTAATTAAAAAAGGGGCGCGTTTTGCTAACCCAGGGGAATTTTCTCAGCGAGCTTTTTTGAACAATAAAATTAATTTAATTCAAGCTGAGGCAATTAATGATTTAGTTAATGCAACAAATGAAACTAGTTTAAAGTTTGCAATAAATAACTTGCAGAATAGTAATTTACATTTAATTAAAAAATATCGTGATCAATTATTAGATATCATTGCAAATATTGAAGTTAACATTGATTATCCTGAATATGATGGCGTTGGAGATGTTAGCGCCGAAGAATTAACCGAAAAATTAGTATCATTAAAAGCGGAAATTACCAGAATTATTAAATTAAGTAAAATTGGGAAAATTATTAATGATGGAATTAATGTTCTAATTTTAGGAGAACCAAATGTTGGAAAGTCATCGTTACTAAATGCTTTAATGCAAGAAGAAAAAGCAATTGTTTCAAATGAGGCTGGAACAACGCGTGATATTGTTGAAGGGAAAATTAACTTAGGACCACTAACATTAAACATCATTGATACGGCCGGAATTCGCGATACTGTTAACGAAATTGAAAAAATTGGAATTAGTAAAGCGAAAAATGAAATTAATCGCGCTGATTTAGTTTTAATTGTAATTGATAGTAGTCGAGAATTATCGCTAGATACAAAAAAATTATTAACCCTAACAGCTGATAAACAGCGAATTATTGTTTTTAATAAGATTGATTTAATTGATCCAAGAAAATTAGCGTTAACCAAATTTAAAACTGAGCGGATTGCCTTAATTTCAACGGTTAATAATAATATTGAAGCATTAGTTAACCAAATTATGGAAAGTTATTATTTTGAAGAATTAACAAAAAATGACAGTTTAGTTTTAGTTAATTTAAATCAAATTTCTTTGTTGGAGAAAGTAGAAAACTTTATTAAAAATGCTTATAATAATATTGTTAATAACTATCCAGTTGATATTGTCAATGTTGACTTACATAGCGCATGATATTTACTAGGAGATTTAATTGGAGAGAATTACGATGACAATTTACTAAATACAATGTTTAGTAAGTATTGTCTAGGGAAGTAG